The following are from one region of the Camelus ferus isolate YT-003-E chromosome 13, BCGSAC_Cfer_1.0, whole genome shotgun sequence genome:
- the AGMAT gene encoding agmatinase, mitochondrial, with product MQGESGRVPGAPPPPVIPRAPLPFEPGRLRRWHAGTSRRQAGRMLRLLASSCARSLGAGGGARGLLPPQGTRPALGLRGLGCSLSRQASDAPRNQPPSPELVARSVGICSMMRLPVQASPEGLDAAFVGVPLDIGTSNRPGARFGPRRIREESVLLRTANPSTGALPFQSLMVADLGDVNVNLYNLQDSCRLIREAYQKIVAASCIPLTLGGDHTITYPILQAMAEKHGPVGLVHVDAHMDTADKALGEKLYHGTPFRRCVDEGLLDCKRVVQIGIRGSSTTLDTYRYSRSQGFRVVLAEDCWLKSLVPLMGEVRQQMGGKPIYISFDIDGLDPAYAPGTGTPEIAGLMPSQALEIIRGCQGLNVVGCDLVEVSPPYDPSGNTALLAANLLFEMLCALPKVTVV from the exons ATGCAGGGAGAGAGCGGCCgggtccctggggcccctcccccgcccgTGATCCCCAGGGCGCCCCTGCCCTTTGAGCCCGGGCGGCTCAGGCGCTGGCACGCGGGGACCAGCCGCAGGCAGGCGGGCAGGATGCTGCGGCTGCTGGCGTCCAGCTGCGCCCGGAGCCTGGGGGCCGGTGGGGGCGCGCGGGGACTGCTTCCCCCGCAGGGCACGCGTCCTGCCTTGGGGCTCCGTGGCCTCGGCTGCAGCCTGAGCCGCCAGGCCTCCGACGCCCCCCGGAACCAGCCCCCCAGCCCCGAGCTAGTGGCCCGGTCGGTGGGCATCTGCTCCATGATGCGGCTGCCCGTGCAGGCCTCCCCCGAGGGGCTGGACGCCGCCTTCGTCGGGGTGCCCTTGGACATTGGGACCTCCAACCGGCCTGGGGCAAG ATTTGGACCCCGTCGGATCCGCGAGGAATCAGTGCTGCTTCGGACAGCCAACCCTAGCACTGGAGCCCTCCCCTTCCAGTCCCTCATGGTTGCAGACCTGGGCGATGTGAATGTCAATCTTTACAACCTTCAGGACAGCTGCCGCCTAATTCGAGAGGCTTATCAGAAAATTGTAGCAGCCAGCTGTATTCCTCTGACCTTGG gtGGCGATCACACCATCACATATCCTATATTGCAAGCAATGGCAGAAAA GCACGGTCCCGTGGGGCTGGTGCATGTGGACGCTCACATGGACACAGCCGACAAGGCCCTGGGGGAGAAGCTCTATCACGGGACGCCCTTCCGCCGTTGCGTGGACGAGGGACTCCTGGACTGTAAGCGTGTGGTGCAGATTGGCATCCGGGGCTCTTCCACAACCTTGGATACTTACAGATACAGCCGGAGTCAG GGCTTCCGGGTGGTGCTGGCTGAAGACTGCTGGCTGAAGTCACTGGTTCCTCTGATGGGGGAAGTGAGGCAGCAGATGGGAGGCAAACCCATTTACATCAGCTTTGATATTGACGGCTTGGATCCCGCCTACGCCCCGGGGACAGGGACGCCTGAAATTGCTGGTCTCATGCCTAGTCAG GCTCTGGAGATCATCCGGGGTTGTCAAGGCCTGAACGTGGTGGGTTGTGATCTTGTGGAAGTTTCACCGCCGTACGATCCTTCTG GAAACACAGCCCTCCTAGCGGCTAACCTGCTGTTTGAGATGCTGTGTGCTCTCCCCAAAGTGACAGTCGTCTGA